In Thunnus maccoyii chromosome 3, fThuMac1.1, whole genome shotgun sequence, the following proteins share a genomic window:
- the setmar gene encoding histone-lysine N-methyltransferase SETMAR — MDAAAVLVETSDMNVYDRHVVDLSNGLESVPVLIQQKSDSVQTFPAFQYSPDNVEGPGCTVDPSEVTLPGCSCHSLSCFTVSCPCLQTHGQTYDSTGTLLNISRTDTGYCSPVFECNALCTCSDNCSNRVVQRGLRLMLEVYSTGNRGWGVRTLEPIPRGTFVCEYAGEVISFEEARHRQLTQGPEENNYIIAIREHAGTGSIMETFVDPALVGNVGRFLNHSCLPNLFMLPVRVHSLVPRLALFAGRDIDAQEELTFDYSGGYSNQPPVQLLSTQSDAAIQASRTNGLQRKTCHCGANSCAKFLPLDLSILR, encoded by the exons atggatgctgctgctgttttagtGGAAACCTCAGATATGAATGTGTATGACAGGCATGTTGTGGACTTGAGTAACGGCCTGGAGAGTGTTCCTGTTTTAATTCAACAGAAATCAGATTCAGTACAGACATTTCCTGCATTTCAG TATTCTCCAGATAACGTTGAGGGACCAGGATGCACCGTTGACCCCAGTGAAGTCACCCTTCCTGGATGCTCCTGCCATTCactctcctgcttcactgtgaGCTGCCCCTGCCTGCAGACTCATGGGCAGACATACGACAGCACCGGCACACTGCTGAACATTAGCAGAACGGACACTGGTTACTGCTCCCCTGTGTTTGAGTGCAATGCTCTTTGCACCTGCAGTGACAACTGCTCAAACCGGGTGGTGCAGAGAGGGCTAAGACTAATGTTGGAGGTCTACAGCACTGGGAACAGGGGCTGGGGGGTACGGACGCTAGAGCCGATCCCACGTGGGACGTTTGTGTGCGAGTACGCTGGGGAGGTTATCAGTTTTGAGGAGGCCAGACATAGGCAGCTTACGCAGGGACCagaagaaaataattacatcatCGCCATAAGAGAGCATGCAGGCACGGGCTCCATCATGGAGACGTTTGTGGACCCGGCCCTCGTGGGAAACGTAGGGCGCTTTCTCAACCACTCATGCCTGCCCAACCTGTTCATGCTACCAGTGCGTGTGCACTCTCTGGTTCCTAGACTAGCACTGTTTGCTGGCCGGGATATTGACGCCCAAGAGGAGCTAACATTTGACTACTCAGGAGGCTACAGTAACCAACCCCCTGTACAGCTGCTGTCCACACAAAGTGATGCGGCCATACAGGCCAGTAGGACAAATGGACTCCAGAGGAAAACGTGCCACTGTGGTGCCAACAGCTGTGCAAAGTTCCTTCCACTAGATTTATCTATTCTCAGATGA